TTTTTAACTCCTGCATTAGTACACGTTGCAAATAAatcctttccagcctcagttGATGGAGTAAAGAACAAAAGGGGGATGAATATATGTCAGAGAAAGCAGCAACATTGTGCTGCTTGTATCTTTCTTTTGTCATTGCTATTGCTTTGCCATCtgcatttctgatttccagatTTGACATTTTCTTGTAATAAAACATTCTCATGCTTAATCCAAATACTTCTATTAATTGCATCACCTCTACAGTAGTTTTCATGGTAAGAGCTGGATatttgtaaatttttaaaaattcctgacTGTGTGTTTAGTGAGTCTCCCACTGTAGTCTTAACTGTGCATACATGAATTAGGTCTGTGCATATAAATGACCCAGCTTATTCATTAAGCAGGGACATTACCTAATTTTTTGTGGGAAGCCTGTAGTTTGTTGCTAACATAACTaataaccttttatttttatattataggCTGGATGGAAGGAAAACCATGCAACATTTATGAATGAACTGAAAAATCTTCAGGCTTCAGGACTAACAACCCTTGGTCAGGCACTCAGGTCATCGTTTGACTTGTTAAATCTCAATAGATTAGTGTCTGGAATAGACAACTATGGACAGGTAACAAATTATTTAtaggcttctttttctttttgaaattgTACAGAGAGGTGTTGGTGGTTCAAGTATGTTTTTGTGGtatactttttaatttgtttttttaaaatgttggatAGCTGTGTGTTACAAGTgtgaactttttttccctttcttttgaatttcttACTACATCTTCTGACCATGCCCTGGAACACACTAGCACTTTTTTCCTTACTGAGCCACAAAGAAAACAGTAGTGTAAATGACCCCAACTGTAGCTACACAATTGCTGTATGGGAGTGTGATGGCAGTGAATCTGCTTTGCTATTTTATCTGCAGTTAATGTCCTGACTACTCTTACTTTTGAAGAGTCTAGTTAAAagtactgtttttttccccactgtcaTCACAAAATTCAAGTCTTCTATATTACCAGTTTATATACTTCTTTTGTGGGCTAGAGGCCTTTTATACTGTAGGAAAAATACTAATAATTCTGAAAATCTTTAGGGgctgtgtgtgagtgtgtgcaCTCATTAGCACATCTTGTGTAGTTCTGTGTGGCTCCACCCCTATTGAAGGAAAATTACAGGATTATTTTGAAAGATTACTCATCTTACTGTTTATGTTATAATGACAAAAATATAAGCCTATAACTGAATGTTAAGATTACTCTTGGTATTCCTGTCTCTAGGGAAGAAATCCATTCTTTTTGGAGCCATCTATTTTGATTACCATCACAGACGGAAACAAACTGACAAATACTGCTGGAGTTCAAGAGGAGGTAAACTGGCAGTAAATTCTTTCAAGTTAGGATCCTGCAAGTTGGCACTATGCCAAGATTGTGTTTTACTGCTAATAGTATTTCTGCTTCATCAGCCTGTTTTATCCAAGAGAACAGAAACTAGCTGTGCTGTCATTGCCCAGCCCCATAATTCATAGTTCATGTGAGTTTCCAGATTTTAACTCCAGATAAATCAGTGGATAGGAGGGAAAATAGGAGTCCTGTACAGAATAACAAATAAATTTGAGTATTGGTTGTCAGGTAATTGAGAATATTCTTAAACctttctttgcagcttcatCTTCCTTTGAATTCTCCTTTGCCTGGAAGTGAACTAACCAAAGAACCATTTCGTTGGGATCAAAGGCTGTTTGCTCTAGTGCTGCGTTTGCCAGGAGCTGCATCTGCTGAACCAGAGCAGCTTGGGAGTGTGCCTACTGATGAATCTGCTATCACACAGATGTGTGAAGTGACAGGAGGTAACTGCATGTTACTTTGCTTTGGTTCACCTTTGATATTTGCCTTtgagtatttcttttcctttgcctcaACTTCACCTCTTGCCATTTTCTTCACATCTGAATGACTTGGTACTCTGTGGTCTTTTTTGACTTGGTTTCCAGTAGCAGAGGAGAACTTTAAAATGAAACCATATTCCTATTTCAGACCCTCTAGATGTGAGGGAGTTTTCTTAATGTACCAGTAGGAGGGATTGGAAAATTTCTTAGGGTGTCCTTCCAGAGGTTGACTTTGCTCAGTCATGAGATTTGTTATTTAAATGTTGAATTGAGTGGGACAGGTATTATTGAGATGTTAATTCTGCTGCAGGTCTAAGAAGCTAAACTGAaccttaaaataattaattccgGAGCCTGTTCTTTGAAATgttcatctgaattttttttaattggaggTTAAAAATGATGTTGTGTGGGAGGGGGGAAGTTTTGGGAGTGTGTAGGAGCTGATAAGGTTTGGGTAGATAAAAACAGATAGATCCATAGACTTGGTGAAATCAGACCTTCTTAAGGGTGTTTATAAACTTGGCCTTGGACCAGCCTGTTTTAGATTTAATGGCCTCTTTTACTGGTGAGTAGAAACTCAGCAGGttgttaattaatttttttgattGGTTGTAATGCACTTGAAAATTGTTAAATGTTTTACGTAAACTTGTGCAAAGTTTGCTGCTATTTTGGACAAAGCTGAAAGCCCTGGCAATGTGGCTTATGTAATAAAACATCTTCCTTCATTAAGATTATTGAAAACTTGgtttcataatttatttcacTGTGTGATTTCTCTCTTGCACAGGTCGTTCTTACTGTGTTCGGACACAACGAATGTTGAATCAATGTTTAGAATCTCTAGTTCAGAAAGTCCAAAGTGGAGTTGTTATTAACTTTGAAAAGTCAGGACCAGATCCAGCTCCTATTGGAGAAGGTACagtaactgttttttttccctgatgttcAACATGAAGAGTTTTGTGTGCATGCAAATGttctgaagtgttttcagtgccctttcttccagcttttcaCTGTAGTGTTACAGGATGAATTAGAGGTctatttaattctgaaaaagaaatgaaggtaTAAAGCTTGTAGCATAGAGCTCTGGTATCTGTTCAAGTACCCCAAATCATAATGGATGTGCTACTCAGCTTTTGAGTagctttatttatatttagtCTTTGTTATATTTTTACAAGTGTTAGTTTAAGTTAAGTAGTGCAGTACAGTTACACGTATTTGTATGGATGATCTACCTGCTTGCTAGTTCTCCTGCCACTCTTTTCtcatggttttgggtttgggtttttttgtgggctttGGGGCAAGTGAGTGTTTGCAAGAAGTAGTGAAGTTTGAATTACAGTATTGCCAAAACttgattttaaataatgaaatccAGAACTAGTGTGTTTGAAGGCTTAAGCATCTCTAAAGTAATCAAGTGCttaattttctgtatgttttcaTTCTGTTAGTTGATCACAAGACAGTAAGTTTCAGTTAAATGCATTTAGCTGCAAGTGAAACACTGTGTGCAGAACCCAATTGTTTTGATAGCTGTGAATTAAGTGTGTaacagtgaagagaaaaatggagCAGTTCTCTTAATGTGTAGCAGTTTCTCAGATTTGCAAAAATTGATGTCTGCAAGGGAGGATAGAGCCATGTTCATCTTTAGGAAATGAGGGTTTTCCCAACTTTCAGGATCTCCTGTACATCTTAGTATAGCCAGCTTTattcctgctttcatttttaaatcactttctTCTTgctatatgtattttttttctccttttgcttgtttaaatgtcattttattGGAAGGCTAGAATGCTGTGCAGGGCAGCACCTCAGCAAATTCCTTTGTCTGTGGTGCCCTGAATGTTTTCCTATGTAGCAAAATGGCTGGTGAAATTTGGTGGTATTTTTGTCACACTTCAATGTTGTTGCAACATGGATATGAACGTACAAAAATACCAAGACTTTCCCTCTTTATGCAAATTGAGAAAGTCCTAAACTGGAGGAAACTTGATGGGATTTAACTACTTTAAAAAGCACTGTGTTTATAAAGCAGAGAAGCCAAACTGATATCTATCTGAAAGCTTCTTTGCATAGTATTGATGGCCAGCTATCCAGAGCAGGGAAAATATTAGTATAAAATACCTTTACAATGAGGAAAATTCTTCAGAGGAGTGATAACTGCTGTGCTGTTTGCTTTGAAGAGCAGCCTTTGAAAGCTGATGCTGAGATTCTGTACTGCTACCAAATACTTTGTCCTCAGTGCAAAGAGGAGTCTGTGTGGTACCCTGCAGTGGACTGGCAGAAAACACTGTTCTTTCCAGTAGAGAGTGGGATTTGAGTGATCTGTGAATACTTACTGATCAAAAATATGACAAAAGCTGCTCCTGCAAGATGCCTCTGATTTCTCTGAagcttttcccctcttccagtttccagtAGTAGCAGCATCAGTTAGAGAGCTTTTCATCCTTTGTAGAAAGACTGTAGATGCAAATTATCAGTCTTTATAGgtgcagaaaaatattaaacttgATATTGCCTGTCAGATCTATGTCAAAGTACTAAGCTTAAGCAAATAGCATTTTCCATGATAGGTGGGTATGCCTTGCTGCATTAATTATCTAATGGCTGTGCCACAGGAGCAGAATGGTAAATGTGAGCAAATTTTGTCATTGTTTCTCAGGTGATGCTGTCCTACATTTTGATttatagttttggttttttttcagtcactggtGTAAGCATCTGTATGCCTTTGAAACAGTTGTAGTGAAACACCTCATTGGTTCCTAATACAGAAATTTTGCTGGGAGACAAATGCATGCATgtggcttttaatttttgttgttgttgttgttattttgctttctttaaattttagATGGACTTGTTGATTCATCCAGGCCCATCAATTCATTTGCTTCTCAACCCTGGCATAGTTGTCATAAACTCATTTATGTACGGCCTAACCCTAAAACTGGTGTTCCTGTTGGGCATTGGCCAATCCCAGAATCTTTTTGGCCTGATCAGAATTCACCAACACTGGTAAGTAAAATAAGAACTGACAAAAAGATACTACATCTAATGAAACAGACTAAAAATTAGTATAAAGCTATATTTTTAATCggtgttttttttactttttctgtttactgATATGATCTGACTTTGCTTTAAAAGGGTAGCTAAAACTATCTTTAACAAAGAATGACATAATCTAATGCACATACTGCTGTGTGCATGTATGCTGTGATATTTTGCATCTGGAAGTTTTACTTCCGTGTGTATGGTTAGCTAATTTggtaaatgttttttaaaagattataaAATTAATCTCTAAATTCCTTCATGTACCACACACCACAAATCATAGTGAACCTACTAAGTTTTAGTCAAAAGCTTTATAAAATGCATTGATATGGCAAAGGGAATATTTGTTTTTGTTAGAAGATCAACAATGTTTCCACTGCTTAGAATTATTTCATGTATGAATTCTTCCTTCATTATCAGGaagaattaaaactgaaacagaagagtCATCCCATTCAGAAAATGAGGGAAAACCAGCattcatttctccttttcttacTCAAGTGAACATGCATTTGACATGCCTTGTTAGCCTTTCTAAACATCTCTCTTTTGTTAGGCATGTTCTCTTTCTGTACAACTGCTCAAGGTGCTGTTTTTCCCCCTGCCATgattcacaaagaaaaaaagtcagactTGGCAGGGAATGTCTTGAGATATCCTTTGTGAAGTGAGCAGTGTTTCACATCTGTAATTCTGTGAACATCAAGCTGGGAATCAGAactgaagtgttttttctttaaacctgTCCATGACACTACAGGTTGATTGGGACTTCTAAAAATCAAGATAAATAAGTTGAATATTAAccatttttctcccttgttGAGAAGAATATCTACATGTGTGTGGCTTTTTTAAATTGGAGAATTGCTTAGTTCCTCACAATATATTGTGGGAGcctgtatttttctctgtattagaagaaaattgtgGCATTGAGAGTTTCAGCCTGTAGGATGACAAAATACACATGTATGGGTTTTTTAAGAGAACTGATAAATAAATACCACTCAACTgatgcatgtttttttttcctccttccttttagCCTCCACGCACAGCTCATCCAGTTGTGAGGTTCTCCTGTGTTGATTGTGAACCCATGGTAATAGACAAGCTCCCTTTTGACAAGTATGAGCTTGAGCCTTCACCCTTAACACAGTACATTTTGGAACGAAAGTCTCCCCATACCTGCTGG
This genomic stretch from Calypte anna isolate BGI_N300 chromosome 4, bCalAnn1_v1.p, whole genome shotgun sequence harbors:
- the LOC103528359 gene encoding integrator complex subunit 6-like isoform X3 — protein: MPILLFLIDTSASMNQRAYLGTSYLDIAKGAVEIFMKLRARDPASRGDRYMLVTFDEPPYCIKAGWKENHATFMNELKNLQASGLTTLGQALRSSFDLLNLNRLVSGIDNYGQGRNPFFLEPSILITITDGNKLTNTAGVQEELHLPLNSPLPGSELTKEPFRWDQRLFALVLRLPGAASAEPEQLGSVPTDESAITQMCEVTGGRSYCVRTQRMLNQCLESLVQKVQSGVVINFEKSGPDPAPIGEDGLVDSSRPINSFASQPWHSCHKLIYVRPNPKTGVPVGHWPIPESFWPDQNSPTLPPRTAHPVVRFSCVDCEPMVIDKLPFDKYELEPSPLTQYILERKSPHTCWQVFVSSSGKYSELGHPFGYLKASTTLTCVNLFVMPYNYPVLLPLLAEEESYLLPVHV
- the LOC103528359 gene encoding integrator complex subunit 6-like isoform X4, encoding MPILLFLIDTSASMNQRAYLGTSYLDIAKGAVEIFMKLRARDPASRGDRYMLVTFDEPPYCIKAGWKENHATFMNELKNLQASGLTTLGQALRSSFDLLNLNRLVSGIDNYGQGRNPFFLEPSILITITDGNKLTNTAGVQEELHLPLNSPLPGSELTKEPFRWDQRLFALVLRLPGAASAEPEQLGSVPTDESAITQMCEVTGGRSYCVRTQRMLNQCLESLVQKVQSGVVINFEKSGPDPAPIGEDGLVDSSRPINSFASQPWHSCHKLIYVRPNPKTGVPVGHWPIPESFWPDQNSPTLPPRTAHPVVRFSCVDCEPMVIDKLPFDKYELEPSPLTQYILERKSPHTCWQVFVSSSGKYSELGHPFGYLKASTTLTCVNLFVMPYNYPVLLPLLEEESYLLPVHV